From the Solibacillus sp. FSL R5-0449 genome, one window contains:
- a CDS encoding patatin-like phospholipase family protein produces the protein MIVDGVFSGGGIKGFAYVGAIQVLEERGVKFERVAGTSAGAILATFIAAGFNTKELEEIFDELNLKVLLDPPKFIIELPFLKWLNLYKRLGLYRGKSLENWFLEKLATKGIYTFGDLPKGILKLVASDLTNGKILVLPDDLHHYNIDPNTFPVSRALRMSCGLPFFFEPVYLKNGKSESVIVDGGVLSNFPMWIYDNGNKERPVLGMKLSSSSEDMKPHDINNGIQLFEALFSTMQTAHDNRYISRRHEKDIIFIPVEEYSATQFDLDEATKNKLMGIGKERTTQFLKTWSPIW, from the coding sequence ATGATTGTAGACGGGGTTTTTTCAGGCGGCGGTATTAAAGGTTTTGCATATGTAGGGGCCATTCAGGTGCTTGAAGAAAGGGGCGTTAAATTCGAGCGTGTTGCCGGCACGAGTGCGGGTGCTATATTAGCCACCTTTATCGCGGCAGGATTTAACACGAAAGAACTGGAGGAAATTTTTGACGAACTGAATTTAAAAGTTTTACTCGATCCCCCGAAATTTATAATCGAACTTCCATTTTTAAAATGGCTTAATTTATATAAAAGATTGGGATTGTATCGCGGTAAATCTCTGGAAAACTGGTTTCTCGAGAAACTGGCGACAAAAGGTATCTACACATTCGGAGATTTACCAAAAGGTATTTTAAAACTAGTTGCTTCCGATTTAACGAACGGCAAGATTTTAGTACTCCCCGATGATTTGCATCACTATAATATCGATCCAAATACTTTTCCGGTTTCCCGCGCATTACGGATGAGCTGCGGTCTTCCATTTTTCTTTGAGCCTGTCTATCTAAAAAACGGGAAAAGCGAGTCTGTTATTGTAGATGGTGGGGTTTTGAGTAATTTTCCAATGTGGATTTACGATAATGGAAATAAAGAGCGGCCAGTTCTTGGTATGAAACTTAGTAGTTCAAGCGAGGATATGAAGCCTCATGATATTAATAATGGGATTCAACTTTTTGAAGCGCTATTTAGTACAATGCAAACTGCACATGATAACCGTTATATTTCCCGTAGACACGAGAAAGATATTATCTTTATACCGGTTGAAGAATATAGTGCAACCCAATTTGATTTAGATGAGGCGACTAAAAATAAATTGATGGGCATCGGAAAAGAGCGGACTACTCAATTTTTAAAAACATGGTCACCCATTTGGTAA
- a CDS encoding DUF3298 and DUF4163 domain-containing protein: MVYYPHVTYKWDHSWENEMNEAIKELVKKQIAQQVGDMPTTVEEMLGLYEIKNNQRQVLSLSLSNYTYHEKAAHGMTTIESLTFDIEKKKLCTLKDLFKPGANYVRRLSALVDIQIQERDLPTLGDFPGISPDQDFYIADKTLVIYFQLYEITPYVVGLPMFPISVFDLADIIDESGPLGRLATNG; the protein is encoded by the coding sequence TTGGTATATTATCCCCATGTTACTTACAAGTGGGATCATTCATGGGAAAATGAGATGAATGAGGCGATTAAGGAGCTAGTAAAAAAACAGATTGCACAGCAAGTTGGCGATATGCCGACAACTGTAGAAGAAATGCTCGGGCTATATGAAATAAAAAATAATCAGCGGCAAGTATTAAGCTTGAGCCTATCCAATTATACGTATCATGAAAAGGCCGCACACGGGATGACGACAATTGAATCACTGACATTTGATATAGAAAAAAAGAAGCTATGTACACTCAAGGATTTATTTAAACCTGGCGCCAATTATGTAAGAAGACTTTCTGCGCTTGTCGATATTCAAATACAAGAGCGGGATCTCCCTACATTAGGTGATTTTCCGGGTATAAGTCCGGATCAGGATTTCTATATTGCAGATAAAACACTCGTAATTTATTTTCAGTTATACGAGATTACTCCATATGTTGTAGGTCTTCCAATGTTTCCGATTTCTGTTTTTGATTTGGCAGATATTATTGATGAATCCGGGCCGCTCGGCAGATTGGCGACTAACGGTTAA
- a CDS encoding tRNA-dihydrouridine synthase has translation MKENFWQELPKPFFVLAPMEDVTDLVFRHVVAEAGRPDVFFTEFTNSESYCHPDGIKSVRGRLTFTEDEQPIVAHIWGDNPENFRKMSIGMAELGFKGIDINMGCPVPNVAGRGKGSGLILRPDVAAELIEAAKAGGLPVSVKTRLGYKEIDEWKEWLTHILKQDIANLSIHLRTRKEMSAVDAHWELIPEIKALRDEIAPNTLLTINGDIPDRQVGLELAEKYGIDGVMIGRGIFKNPFAFEKEPKEHSPEEYLDLLKLQLDLQDKYAEELPRSMSGLHRFFKIYVKGFRGAGELRNQLMNTKSTDEVRALLNSFELNKEE, from the coding sequence ATGAAAGAGAATTTTTGGCAGGAGCTACCGAAACCATTTTTTGTACTCGCGCCGATGGAAGATGTAACAGATTTAGTATTTCGCCATGTAGTAGCTGAAGCAGGAAGACCGGATGTATTCTTTACGGAGTTTACTAACTCTGAAAGTTACTGTCATCCTGATGGAATCAAAAGTGTCCGCGGTCGTTTAACATTTACAGAAGATGAACAGCCGATCGTTGCACATATTTGGGGAGACAACCCTGAAAACTTCCGCAAGATGAGCATTGGTATGGCAGAATTAGGCTTCAAGGGAATTGATATTAATATGGGTTGCCCGGTACCGAATGTTGCAGGCCGAGGCAAAGGCAGCGGTCTGATTTTGCGTCCGGATGTGGCAGCAGAGTTAATAGAAGCTGCTAAAGCAGGTGGTTTGCCAGTCAGCGTGAAAACACGACTTGGTTATAAAGAAATCGACGAGTGGAAAGAGTGGCTTACTCATATTTTAAAACAGGATATTGCAAACCTTTCCATTCATTTACGCACACGAAAAGAAATGAGTGCCGTTGATGCACATTGGGAGCTTATCCCGGAAATTAAAGCGTTGCGTGATGAGATTGCTCCAAATACACTGTTAACAATTAACGGTGATATTCCGGACCGTCAAGTTGGTTTAGAGCTTGCAGAAAAGTACGGAATTGACGGAGTAATGATTGGACGCGGTATTTTCAAAAATCCGTTCGCTTTTGAAAAGGAGCCAAAGGAGCACAGTCCTGAGGAGTATCTTGACCTTCTGAAACTGCAGCTTGATCTGCAGGACAAGTATGCCGAAGAACTTCCGCGTTCAATGTCAGGACTACACCGCTTTTTCAAAATTTATGTAAAAGGCTTCCGAGGTGCCGGCGAACTGAGAAACCAGTTGATGAATACAAAATCTACCGACGAAGTGCGTGCATTGCTTAATAGCTTTGAATTAAATAAAGAAGAATAA
- the nadX gene encoding aspartate dehydrogenase, which translates to MKVGLIGAGAIAHFLLEEINEKQLENLRITSVFVRDKEKHQLLESNYGVKLYTEIDAFLESEIDIVVEAANIEAVHTLLPAAIRKIDVVVISIGALADEELLTSLNNLANEYNRKLYLPSGAVGGLDLLQNAHALGTVTSVELTTRKPASSLVDETLEEAKVIFKGNAAEAIRRYPKNMNVSIVLAMASIGFDETKVTLVADPEIDKNIHQIEVTGDFGEATFTITNNPLPANPKTSYLAAMSILGTLKRINCKLLIG; encoded by the coding sequence ATGAAAGTCGGTTTAATTGGCGCGGGTGCAATAGCTCATTTTCTTTTGGAAGAAATTAATGAAAAGCAGCTAGAAAACTTGCGGATCACAAGCGTCTTTGTAAGAGATAAGGAAAAGCATCAATTGCTAGAATCCAATTATGGTGTAAAGCTGTACACGGAAATAGATGCATTTTTAGAATCGGAAATTGATATAGTTGTGGAGGCCGCAAATATTGAAGCGGTGCATACATTGCTTCCGGCTGCAATCAGAAAAATAGATGTTGTCGTGATTAGTATTGGTGCATTAGCGGATGAAGAGCTGTTGACATCGCTAAACAACTTAGCGAATGAATACAACAGGAAACTTTACTTGCCATCAGGTGCAGTCGGCGGATTGGATTTACTGCAAAATGCACATGCGCTTGGTACAGTTACATCCGTTGAGCTAACAACACGCAAACCAGCGAGTTCTTTAGTTGATGAAACACTCGAGGAAGCGAAAGTAATCTTTAAAGGGAATGCGGCAGAAGCGATTAGACGTTATCCGAAAAATATGAATGTATCGATTGTGCTTGCAATGGCGAGTATTGGGTTTGACGAAACGAAAGTAACATTAGTGGCGGATCCGGAAATTGATAAAAATATTCACCAAATTGAAGTGACAGGGGACTTTGGAGAGGCAACATTTACTATTACGAATAATCCGCTTCCAGCAAATCCGAAAACGAGTTACTTAGCAGCGATGAGTATTTTAGGAACGCTAAAAAGGATAAACTGCAAGCTGCTAATCGGTTGA
- a CDS encoding malate synthase yields the protein MNLINKKVTHKHFGMGSIVKQNESSIEIHFASESKKFVFPDVFGKHLVLHDKDDVQTLEKIIQKKELERREEEWQKEENLKLQRKNQEIRLIHEKHMKNFKLHPESQLVFWCDDEEKRTAFSDWKVFSGLTKSGVNKGKPVKPIRLHLNSAVLLTAVDENSSEKERRILGMYMVEENFIGKLSEDGYIPAHSKYRIELTEEEAEKMLFWNYYVNEKFTHKMTWNTGKHRYFNNLWMAQILRDIISLKTDPQEKELAQQFFTHFCKMNDITASELPQPNGALKRI from the coding sequence ATGAATCTAATCAATAAAAAAGTTACACATAAGCATTTCGGAATGGGTAGTATCGTTAAACAGAATGAATCTAGTATTGAAATACATTTTGCATCGGAAAGTAAAAAATTCGTTTTCCCTGATGTATTTGGAAAGCACTTAGTACTTCACGATAAAGATGATGTGCAAACACTCGAAAAAATTATTCAGAAAAAAGAATTAGAACGAAGAGAAGAAGAGTGGCAAAAAGAAGAGAATTTAAAACTCCAACGTAAAAACCAGGAAATTCGTTTAATACATGAAAAACATATGAAAAATTTCAAGCTTCACCCAGAGTCACAATTAGTTTTTTGGTGTGATGATGAAGAAAAACGAACTGCCTTTTCAGATTGGAAGGTTTTTTCGGGATTAACGAAAAGCGGTGTAAATAAAGGGAAGCCTGTAAAACCGATTCGCCTGCATTTAAACAGTGCTGTTTTGTTAACGGCAGTAGATGAAAATTCTTCTGAAAAAGAACGACGTATTTTAGGTATGTATATGGTAGAGGAGAACTTTATCGGGAAATTGAGTGAAGATGGCTATATTCCGGCACATTCAAAGTACCGAATTGAACTGACTGAAGAGGAAGCAGAGAAGATGCTGTTCTGGAACTATTACGTAAACGAAAAGTTCACTCATAAAATGACATGGAATACTGGTAAACATCGCTATTTCAACAATTTATGGATGGCTCAAATTTTACGTGATATCATCTCCTTGAAAACAGATCCTCAGGAAAAAGAGCTTGCTCAGCAATTCTTCACACATTTCTGTAAAATGAATGATATAACAGCAAGTGAATTGCCACAGCCTAATGGTGCCTTGAAGCGTATATAA
- a CDS encoding long-chain fatty acid--CoA ligase yields the protein MTVLQALVEQALKTPNATAIQFENEVWSYEELLSNSRKIAGYLIVKGFQKDDIVAEFALNSHLFMAVYYGVQLAGLTVMPVNTKLAPPEVDFIFKHSEAKILVYDEKLQATIDLTTHGFQEILSLSKIKEIINGSSVSSTLPQLELEDTSVVMYTSGTTGKPKGVMLSHRNILETAQIWSDSMNMTNEDRMFICTPLFHCAGSHVFAVPTIYKGGAVLIEEAFSPDQTLKNLVETKATIFFGVPAMYTILLNKPELQSYDFSQLRLFCYGAAPMPYELVKRLKDTFPNVKVQNLYGQTENTPAASSLLDDAALFKIGSVGKPLARTEIQLRDANGDLVPLGEVGEICVKGPQVMKGYLRAPEETAKSIQDGWLYTGDLGRFDEEGYLYIVDRKKDMIIRGGENIYPIEVEAVLYQMPQILEAAVVGIPHEVYGEVPKAFVVLKEGQHLIEQDVLDYCMTQLAKYKVPFEVDFIDQLPRNASGKVLKHTLRPKQTI from the coding sequence ATGACAGTTTTACAGGCATTAGTTGAACAAGCTCTGAAGACACCGAATGCAACGGCTATTCAATTTGAAAATGAAGTATGGTCATATGAAGAGCTTTTGAGTAACTCGCGAAAAATTGCTGGTTATCTGATCGTCAAAGGTTTTCAAAAAGATGATATAGTAGCAGAGTTTGCGCTCAATTCCCATTTATTTATGGCTGTCTATTATGGTGTGCAGCTCGCAGGCTTAACCGTAATGCCTGTAAATACAAAGCTGGCTCCTCCTGAAGTGGACTTTATTTTTAAGCATTCAGAGGCAAAAATTTTAGTATATGATGAAAAACTGCAAGCGACGATTGATCTTACGACACATGGTTTTCAGGAAATCCTTTCGCTTTCAAAAATTAAAGAAATTATTAATGGAAGTAGCGTTTCTTCAACATTGCCGCAGTTAGAGCTAGAAGACACGTCCGTTGTGATGTATACATCCGGAACGACAGGAAAACCAAAAGGGGTTATGCTTAGTCACCGGAATATTTTGGAGACAGCGCAAATCTGGTCAGACTCAATGAATATGACGAATGAGGACCGCATGTTTATTTGTACACCTTTATTCCACTGTGCAGGGAGCCATGTATTTGCGGTGCCGACAATTTATAAAGGGGGAGCAGTTCTTATAGAAGAAGCTTTTTCACCGGATCAGACATTGAAAAATCTAGTTGAAACAAAGGCTACTATTTTCTTTGGTGTGCCGGCGATGTATACAATTTTATTGAACAAACCTGAGCTGCAGTCCTATGATTTTAGTCAATTGCGACTGTTCTGCTATGGGGCGGCACCGATGCCGTATGAGCTTGTTAAGCGTCTGAAGGATACATTCCCGAATGTAAAAGTACAGAATTTGTACGGGCAAACGGAAAATACACCTGCAGCGAGTTCTTTGCTCGATGATGCAGCACTATTTAAGATCGGTTCAGTAGGTAAACCGTTAGCGCGGACTGAAATTCAGCTGCGTGATGCAAATGGAGATCTTGTGCCATTAGGAGAAGTCGGTGAAATTTGCGTAAAAGGTCCTCAAGTAATGAAGGGATATTTGCGCGCACCGGAGGAAACTGCAAAGTCGATTCAAGATGGCTGGCTGTATACAGGAGATTTAGGCCGTTTTGATGAGGAAGGCTATTTATATATTGTAGACCGTAAAAAGGATATGATTATCCGCGGCGGTGAAAACATTTACCCGATCGAAGTGGAGGCGGTACTTTACCAAATGCCTCAAATTCTAGAGGCTGCGGTCGTAGGAATCCCTCATGAAGTGTATGGTGAAGTTCCAAAGGCGTTTGTTGTATTGAAAGAAGGCCAACATTTAATAGAGCAGGACGTGCTGGACTATTGTATGACACAGCTTGCGAAGTATAAAGTTCCGTTTGAAGTCGACTTTATCGATCAATTGCCACGTAATGCTTCCGGCAAAGTACTGAAACATACGCTAAGACCAAAACAGACAATTTAA
- a CDS encoding DUF1456 family protein, translating to MDNNDILIRVRYALDLKNREMIEIFKLGGVTVSPEDMPKILTKSLEKDEEAPADYDQMKVNHKNLEAFFNGLITYKRGPMPKKEGQPAPVQEKPDHVNNMLLKKLKVACQLTTEEMLDVLDDGGIAVSKGELGAIMRKPGHRNYKECGDNFARKFLKGLSVRYRG from the coding sequence ATGGATAATAATGATATTTTAATCCGTGTACGATATGCATTGGATTTGAAAAATAGAGAAATGATCGAAATTTTTAAATTAGGCGGCGTTACGGTTTCACCGGAGGATATGCCGAAAATTTTAACGAAGTCTTTGGAAAAAGATGAGGAAGCACCTGCTGATTATGATCAGATGAAGGTGAATCATAAAAACTTAGAAGCGTTCTTTAATGGATTAATTACTTATAAACGTGGACCGATGCCGAAAAAAGAAGGGCAGCCAGCGCCAGTGCAGGAAAAACCGGACCATGTGAACAACATGTTGCTGAAAAAGCTGAAAGTGGCGTGCCAGCTGACAACAGAAGAGATGCTGGATGTGCTTGATGACGGTGGCATTGCTGTATCAAAAGGCGAGCTTGGTGCCATTATGCGTAAACCGGGTCACCGTAACTACAAAGAATGCGGCGACAACTTTGCCCGTAAATTCCTTAAAGGCCTATCTGTAAGGTACCGCGGATAA
- a CDS encoding YtoQ family protein yields the protein MELTVYLAGQIHDNWREEVAQKAKEKNLPLHFVAPQTDHDRSDNIGEEILGIQPSAYYKDNAASDINNFRTQVLMQKADIVIALFGEKYKQWNTAMDVSTAIAMDKPTIIIRPESLIHPLKELSNKANVTVETVDQAMEVIRYIFD from the coding sequence ATGGAACTAACAGTTTATTTAGCAGGACAAATTCATGATAATTGGCGGGAAGAAGTTGCACAAAAGGCTAAGGAAAAAAATCTGCCTTTACACTTTGTAGCACCGCAGACAGACCATGACCGTTCAGACAATATCGGCGAGGAAATTTTAGGAATCCAGCCATCAGCATATTATAAGGACAATGCTGCTTCTGATATTAATAATTTCCGGACTCAGGTATTAATGCAGAAAGCGGATATCGTCATTGCATTATTCGGAGAGAAATATAAACAATGGAATACCGCTATGGATGTAAGTACAGCAATTGCAATGGACAAACCGACAATCATCATCCGTCCCGAGTCTTTAATTCACCCTTTAAAAGAGCTATCCAATAAAGCAAATGTAACGGTGGAAACTGTTGATCAGGCAATGGAAGTTATCCGCTATATATTTGATTAA
- a CDS encoding DUF1540 domain-containing protein, protein MMKTQKESNHAPFTSQLLNQRGGKTMPALEVKCTVSDCFFHAKGNFCGAEKIEIDMESITNKKERSEFASDFDLQAPKQKEAKSSSDTCCKTFICKKDAEKRH, encoded by the coding sequence ATGATGAAGACACAAAAGGAAAGCAATCATGCGCCTTTTACTTCACAATTGCTAAATCAAAGAGGAGGAAAAACTATGCCAGCTTTAGAGGTGAAATGTACTGTATCAGATTGCTTTTTCCATGCTAAGGGGAATTTTTGTGGGGCCGAAAAAATTGAAATCGATATGGAAAGTATAACCAACAAAAAAGAGCGGTCGGAATTTGCTTCTGACTTTGATTTGCAAGCCCCTAAACAAAAAGAAGCCAAGTCTTCTAGCGACACTTGCTGCAAAACCTTTATTTGTAAAAAAGATGCAGAAAAGCGTCACTAA
- a CDS encoding MFS transporter: protein MEKQNSKYRWIVFVSVLLTYLLMASQRTAPGLITDQLMHDFNITATTIGLITGVQFFVYTSLQIPMGILADRFGPNFFLICGAVLTGVGTIIYSVGTHESVLFISRIFTGIGDATIWVNMMLILGQWFYKKEFVRLVGFAGMTGSLGFLLATVPFSAWIGLLGWRWAFFSLGLLVSMCGILLYMILIKQAKRIFPQTMPVVTEPVQREKTAGIVKRVFSSRQAWALFLCHFGVVGGYVGFISSWAVPYGMDLYEMSRSQASQLIMVGLVGAIIGAPVISWIASMYESIKKPYIAVQLIVFSSWCMFLLFQGYPSLVGLIVLFFLIGFGYGASALTFAAVRQSFPMTESGIVSGFANTGGFLSAVLLPIFLGAILDYVQASSLNIQSGYFYGFIIPVLFSIVGLIGIMLYKEVRVPETL from the coding sequence TTGGAAAAACAAAATAGTAAGTACAGGTGGATAGTATTTGTTTCAGTATTGCTTACGTATTTATTGATGGCCAGTCAGCGGACAGCACCCGGTTTGATTACGGATCAGCTGATGCACGACTTTAATATTACTGCTACGACAATCGGTTTAATAACAGGGGTGCAGTTTTTTGTCTATACCAGTCTGCAAATACCAATGGGAATTTTGGCGGATCGGTTCGGTCCTAATTTCTTTCTTATTTGTGGTGCGGTCCTTACCGGAGTCGGGACAATAATTTACAGTGTTGGAACGCATGAGTCGGTATTATTTATTTCAAGGATTTTTACCGGAATAGGGGATGCGACAATTTGGGTCAATATGATGCTTATATTAGGCCAATGGTTTTATAAGAAGGAATTTGTCCGTTTAGTCGGTTTCGCCGGGATGACAGGCAGCTTAGGGTTCTTATTGGCAACTGTTCCATTTTCGGCTTGGATTGGACTTTTGGGATGGAGATGGGCATTTTTCTCGTTAGGACTTCTTGTAAGCATGTGCGGGATACTGCTATATATGATACTCATAAAACAGGCAAAAAGGATTTTTCCTCAAACTATGCCAGTAGTAACGGAGCCCGTTCAACGTGAAAAAACAGCTGGTATCGTGAAAAGGGTTTTTTCAAGCCGGCAAGCGTGGGCATTATTTTTATGCCACTTTGGAGTAGTTGGTGGATATGTCGGTTTTATCAGTTCATGGGCTGTGCCATATGGAATGGATCTTTACGAAATGAGCCGTTCCCAGGCGAGTCAGTTAATTATGGTTGGTCTAGTCGGAGCTATTATCGGAGCACCAGTTATAAGCTGGATTGCGAGTATGTATGAATCGATTAAAAAACCTTATATTGCGGTGCAATTGATTGTTTTTTCCAGCTGGTGTATGTTCCTTTTATTTCAAGGGTATCCATCTTTAGTTGGGCTCATCGTTCTTTTCTTCTTGATTGGTTTCGGATATGGGGCGAGTGCATTGACATTTGCTGCTGTGCGTCAGTCGTTCCCGATGACAGAATCCGGCATTGTATCGGGATTTGCCAATACAGGAGGTTTTTTAAGTGCTGTATTATTGCCGATTTTTTTAGGCGCAATTTTGGACTATGTTCAGGCAAGCTCATTAAATATACAGTCTGGTTATTTTTACGGCTTCATCATTCCGGTTCTGTTTTCTATAGTCGGTTTAATTGGAATTATGCTATACAAAGAAGTACGTGTTCCGGAAACATTGTAG